The Hydra vulgaris chromosome 11, alternate assembly HydraT2T_AEP genome contains a region encoding:
- the LOC100197902 gene encoding acid-sensing ion channel 1-like isoform X2 — MLNFKDIAQITVEAIQETSEATNKDEKNMQTIQDLRNKKIREHISYMIDNSSFHGLSYIFDKRHSVRRTIWFFITITAFAYAMQKVYESTMNYFSYPFYTVRMRMYVNQIDFPAISFCNLNDIKFSAMNGTVVDDAVVTQNHEANITGEEYRSYNQAARHGLNEMLVDCDFDGKKCSHKNFTEFSWMQGESCFTFNSGKLPHSLLKVKGAGINRSLKLTINVQHYDYYRDKMDSGIRLILHGQDETPVKMSGLTVPPGFTTYIQIEKKTIINLEAPYKTKCGSVKLKYFDSYSMHTCWLEQLTDYVYKTCNCKDYFMPGDIPICSFDLLYNCAWPEWETFDKQKLYQCPLPCKIDSYEVSLSRALFPTGLYASSLANDLRKYQQVPIPLKSKTDELIFMRENLLRLVIYYDDLAYELVEQKPSYNTLLWLGDVGGQIGLFIGAGVMSYFEFIDCLAMVIYTRFFEKFSLKNPSTV; from the exons ATGCTTAACTTTAAAGATATAGCACAAATTACCGTGGAAGCAATACAAGAAACAAGTGAAGCTACTAATa aagatgaaaaaaatatgcaaactaTACAAGATTTACGAAATAAAAAGATAAGAGAACATATATCGTACATGATTGACAACTCTTCATTTCACGGACTATCTTACATATTTGATAAAAGACATTCTGTTCGTCGCACAATAtggttttttataacaataactgCATTTGCTTACGCCATGcaaaaagtttatgaaagtaCAATGAACTACTTTTCTTACCCGTTTTACACTGTTCGTATGAGAATGTATGTTAATCAGATAGATTTTCCAGCGATATCTTTTTGTAACTTAAACGATATAAAATTTAGTGCCATGAATGGTACAGTAGTTGATGATGCAGTCGTAACGCAAAATCATGAAGCAAATATAACCGGTGAAGAATATAGAAGCTATAATCAAGCAGCCAGACACGGATTAAATGAAATGTTAGTTGATTGTGACTTTGATGGAAAAAAATGCTCCCACAAAAATTTTACAGAGTTTAGTTGGATGCAGGGAGAaagttgttttacttttaattctGGAAAACTTCCTCACTCTCTGTTGAAAGTGAAGGGAGCAGGTATAAACAGAAGTTTAAAACTTACCATCAACGTTCAACACTACGATTACTATCGAGACAAAATGGATTCTGGAATTCGTTTGATTCTACACGGACAAGACGAAACGCCAGTTAAAATGAGTGGTTTAACAGTTCCACCTGGGTTTACCACATAcattcaaatagaaaaaaagacg ATCATAAACTTAGAAGCGCCATACAAAACAAAATGTGGTTcagtaaagttaaaatattttgatagttACTCAATGCATACCTGCTGGCTTGAACAACTTACAGATTATGTTTACAAAACTTGTAATTGCAAAGACTATTTTATGCCAG gaGATATCCCCATATGTTCGTTTGATTTGCTGTATAACTGTGCTTGGCCCGAATGgg AAACATTTgacaaacaaaaactttatcaatGTCCACTACCCTGTAAAATTGACTCGTATGAGGTAAGTCTCTCCCGAGCCTTATTTCCAACAGGTCTTTACGCTAGTAGTTTAGCAAATGATCTTCGAAAATATCAGCAAGTTCCCATCCctctaaaaagtaaaacagacGAGCTAATTTTTATGAG aGAGAACTTACTTCGTCTTGTTATCTATTATGACGATTTAGCGTATGAGTTGGTTGAGCAGAAACCGAGCTATAACACATTGCTATGGCTGG GTGATGTTGGTGGTCAAATTGGATTATTTATAGGAGCAGGAGTAATGTCTTACTTTGAATTTATTGACTGCTTAGCTATGGTAATCTAcacaagattttttgaaaagtttagtttaaaaaatccTTCAACTGTATGA